A stretch of the Bordetella genomosp. 8 genome encodes the following:
- a CDS encoding diguanylate phosphodiesterase, with protein sequence MLSTLIYRSRMRGSLSAEELHQLADAAGRRNQAIQVTGILLFDGVHFFQVLEGPDEHVDALYRSILRDARHTQIVRLLRDHAPSRRFGGNGMELFDLRRYTAGTVLDALLARVTARNRQTYDDRVLKIIKACAAGEWKDHFVEGSDASEWSFAPGSDIFAAAGGVPLTGQPCQFALQPIVDPLRREVSSLEALIRSASGGSPEAYFASIPQGKLHQADLEAKAYAFALVNRIGIGDCKISVNLLPMSLVAVPGAVDILLEQLARNNLAPEQLVVEVTEQEFISRLDGFTTAITQLRRAGIGLAIDDFGAGFAGLSLLVEFQPEKLKIDRKLIHGVHADGPRQAIVRSIVQFCASLGITIVAEGVETAEDWCWLQAAGIERFQGYLFARPALNGVAPIWWPSRKC encoded by the coding sequence ATGCTATCGACGCTCATCTATCGCAGCCGCATGCGCGGAAGCTTGTCCGCGGAAGAGTTGCATCAATTGGCCGATGCGGCGGGTCGTCGCAACCAGGCCATACAGGTGACCGGTATCCTGCTGTTCGATGGCGTGCACTTCTTCCAGGTGCTGGAAGGCCCGGACGAACATGTCGACGCACTTTATCGATCCATCCTGCGCGATGCGCGCCACACCCAGATTGTCCGCCTGCTGCGTGACCACGCGCCGTCGCGCCGTTTCGGTGGAAACGGCATGGAGCTCTTCGACCTGCGCCGCTATACCGCCGGCACTGTCCTGGACGCGCTGCTCGCCCGCGTGACCGCGCGCAACAGGCAAACCTACGACGACAGGGTGCTGAAGATCATCAAGGCCTGTGCGGCCGGCGAATGGAAAGACCATTTCGTCGAAGGCAGCGATGCGTCGGAATGGTCTTTCGCGCCCGGCAGCGACATTTTCGCCGCGGCGGGCGGCGTGCCGCTCACTGGCCAGCCTTGCCAATTCGCGCTGCAGCCCATCGTCGACCCGCTGCGCCGCGAGGTCAGCTCGCTGGAAGCCCTGATCCGCAGCGCATCCGGCGGTTCCCCCGAAGCCTATTTCGCGTCCATCCCCCAGGGCAAGCTTCATCAGGCGGACCTGGAGGCGAAGGCCTACGCCTTCGCCCTGGTGAACAGGATAGGCATCGGCGACTGCAAGATATCCGTGAACCTGCTGCCCATGTCGCTGGTGGCGGTGCCTGGCGCGGTCGATATCCTGCTGGAACAGCTCGCACGCAACAACCTGGCGCCCGAACAGCTCGTCGTCGAGGTCACGGAACAGGAGTTCATCTCGCGCCTGGACGGTTTCACCACCGCCATCACGCAATTGCGCCGCGCCGGGATCGGCCTGGCCATCGACGATTTCGGCGCGGGGTTCGCCGGCCTGTCCCTGCTGGTCGAATTCCAGCCAGAGAAACTGAAGATCGATCGCAAGCTCATCCACGGCGTGCATGCCGATGGACCGCGCCAGGCCATCGTGCGCTCGATCGTCCAGTTCTGTGCTTCGCTCGGTATCACGATCGTGGCCGAAGGGGTGGAAACCGCGGAGGACTGGTGCTGGCTGCAGGCAGCCGGCATAGAGCGCTTCCAGGGCTACCTGTTCGCCAGGCCGGCGCTGAACGGCGTCGCGCCCATCTGGTGGCCCAGCAGGAAATGCTAG
- a CDS encoding Bug family tripartite tricarboxylate transporter substrate binding protein: MKLARPFLAAALLLIAGGATAHAAYPDKPVRIIVGFSPGGPTDVVARSFASYAGQALGQTFVVENRPGANTILAAEAVAKAPADGYTLLFGATNHTMIPALYSDRVKFDALRSFTPVCAVAVSPTVLVVGPSMPVKTLDGFVSRLKAEPGKHTFATPGTGSSGHFYTEQFLRLTGTSMSHIPYKGAAQAVSDLMGGQVDSSFATLGSVLPQVQAGKLTALAIAAPQRLPQLPDVPTFAQAGVQGYAADAWYGVLAPAGIPADARRKLEQVAAAYVSAPGTAKSLEALGVQPRSTCGDAFQAQMAREIDEYTTLAKELGLKAE, from the coding sequence ATGAAACTCGCCCGCCCTTTCCTGGCCGCGGCGCTGCTGCTCATCGCTGGTGGCGCGACCGCACACGCTGCTTATCCGGACAAGCCCGTCCGCATCATCGTCGGTTTCTCTCCCGGCGGTCCCACGGACGTGGTGGCACGATCCTTCGCGTCCTACGCCGGCCAGGCCCTGGGCCAGACCTTCGTCGTGGAAAACCGGCCCGGCGCCAATACCATCCTGGCGGCGGAAGCCGTGGCCAAGGCGCCTGCCGACGGTTATACGCTGCTGTTCGGCGCGACCAATCACACCATGATTCCGGCGCTCTACAGCGACCGCGTGAAGTTCGACGCGCTGCGTTCGTTCACGCCGGTCTGCGCCGTGGCCGTCAGCCCGACCGTATTGGTCGTCGGGCCGTCGATGCCCGTGAAGACGCTGGACGGCTTCGTGTCCCGTCTCAAGGCCGAACCCGGCAAGCACACGTTCGCCACGCCCGGCACAGGCAGCTCCGGCCATTTCTACACCGAGCAATTCCTGCGGCTGACCGGCACGTCGATGAGCCACATTCCGTACAAGGGTGCGGCTCAGGCGGTGTCGGACCTGATGGGCGGACAGGTCGATAGCTCATTCGCGACCTTGGGATCGGTCCTGCCACAGGTGCAGGCCGGCAAGCTGACCGCGCTGGCCATCGCCGCCCCGCAACGGCTGCCTCAATTGCCCGATGTGCCCACCTTCGCCCAGGCTGGCGTGCAAGGCTATGCCGCCGACGCCTGGTACGGCGTGCTCGCGCCCGCGGGCATTCCCGCCGACGCGCGACGGAAACTCGAGCAGGTCGCGGCCGCGTATGTCTCCGCGCCGGGCACCGCAAAGAGCCTGGAAGCGCTGGGCGTGCAGCCACGCAGCACCTGCGGCGACGCCTTCCAGGCGCAGATGGCCCGCGAAATCGACGAGTACACCACCCTGGCGAAGGAGCTGGGGCTCAAGGCTGAATAA
- a CDS encoding SMP-30/gluconolactonase/LRE family protein, producing MFLINPPDVVDFDVWSAMHDAHRKPRRSAWADANRGGAVTDSFLEGPVFDDAGNLYVTDIPWGRVFRIDPAGSWSLVVEYDGEPNGMKFLDAGRLLITDYKNGLMLLDIAAGKVEPYLERRNSERFRGVNDLVFDEHGNLYFTDQGQSGLHDPSGRLYRLRPNGQLDLLLDNVPSPNGVALSPDGRVLYLAVTRGNCVWRVPLMADGSVSKVSQFFTSYGPSGPDGLAVDSAGNLLVCNPGLGYVWLLNHRAEPITVWRSPKGMSTTNIAFGGPDRRTLFCTESVSGSILTASAPNAGLPLSRLQGLPGR from the coding sequence ATGTTCTTGATCAACCCACCCGACGTCGTCGACTTCGACGTGTGGTCCGCCATGCACGATGCGCACCGCAAGCCGCGGCGCAGCGCCTGGGCCGACGCCAATCGCGGCGGCGCCGTGACGGACTCCTTTCTCGAAGGTCCCGTCTTCGACGATGCGGGCAATCTCTATGTGACCGACATTCCCTGGGGGCGCGTCTTCAGGATAGACCCGGCGGGCAGCTGGAGCCTCGTCGTCGAGTATGACGGCGAGCCCAACGGCATGAAGTTCCTGGACGCCGGCCGCCTGCTGATCACCGATTACAAGAACGGTTTGATGCTGCTGGACATCGCGGCAGGCAAGGTCGAGCCCTACCTGGAACGCCGCAACAGCGAACGCTTTCGCGGCGTGAACGACCTGGTTTTCGACGAGCACGGCAACCTGTACTTCACCGACCAGGGCCAGAGCGGGCTGCATGATCCCAGCGGACGCCTGTATCGCCTGCGCCCGAACGGCCAGCTCGACTTGCTGCTGGACAATGTGCCTAGCCCCAACGGCGTGGCCCTGTCGCCGGACGGCCGCGTGCTGTACCTGGCGGTGACGCGCGGCAATTGCGTGTGGCGGGTGCCGCTGATGGCCGATGGCAGCGTCAGCAAGGTCAGCCAGTTTTTCACGTCCTATGGTCCCAGCGGGCCGGACGGCCTCGCCGTCGACAGCGCGGGCAACCTGCTGGTCTGCAATCCGGGGCTGGGCTATGTCTGGCTGCTGAATCATCGCGCCGAGCCGATCACCGTCTGGCGCAGTCCCAAGGGCATGTCGACCACCAATATCGCGTTCGGCGGACCGGACCGCCGCACGCTCTTCTGCACCGAATCCGTATCCGGTTCCATTCTTACCGCGTCGGCGCCCAATGCGGGGTTGCCGCTGTCGCGGCTGCAAGGCTTGCCCGGCAGGTAA
- a CDS encoding Bug family tripartite tricarboxylate transporter substrate binding protein produces MVAALGGAATAHAAYPERPITMVVSYAPGGSADALARLLAQRMGAKLNTSVVVENRPGASGTIGAAYVAKAAADGYTVLYDATPFSINPHLFPQMPYSNSALKPVSLVSLAPNILIVKADSKYKDVNDLVAQAKAHPGKINFASGGSGTVQRLAAELFRQKLGLDMVHVPYKSGGPAITDVMTGQVDFMFSTVAASYPLVEAGRVRALVISSPQRSPRLPNVPTVAETVIPGYEVYEWNGVFVPAGVPDDVAAKLHDTLVQVLKEDDVRKRFSDLGVQPVGSTPAEFAEYLKKEDAKWADVIRKGNIRQD; encoded by the coding sequence ATGGTCGCCGCGCTGGGCGGCGCCGCGACCGCGCATGCGGCATACCCCGAGCGTCCCATCACGATGGTGGTTTCCTACGCACCCGGCGGTTCGGCGGACGCGCTCGCGCGCCTGCTCGCCCAGCGCATGGGGGCCAAGCTGAATACCAGCGTCGTGGTGGAAAACCGTCCTGGCGCCAGCGGCACCATAGGCGCGGCCTACGTGGCCAAGGCCGCCGCGGATGGCTATACGGTGCTGTACGACGCCACGCCCTTCTCCATCAACCCGCATCTGTTTCCGCAGATGCCATACAGCAACAGTGCGTTGAAGCCGGTGTCGCTGGTCTCGCTGGCGCCCAACATCCTGATCGTCAAGGCGGATTCCAAGTACAAGGACGTCAACGACCTGGTCGCGCAGGCCAAGGCGCACCCGGGCAAGATCAACTTCGCGTCCGGCGGCAGCGGTACGGTGCAACGTCTGGCCGCGGAACTGTTCCGGCAGAAGCTGGGCCTGGACATGGTGCACGTGCCGTACAAGAGCGGCGGCCCGGCGATCACGGACGTGATGACCGGCCAGGTGGACTTCATGTTCAGCACGGTGGCGGCATCGTATCCCCTGGTCGAAGCCGGTCGCGTGCGCGCGCTGGTGATCTCCTCGCCACAGCGCTCGCCGCGGCTGCCCAACGTGCCGACCGTGGCGGAAACGGTCATCCCGGGCTACGAGGTCTACGAGTGGAACGGCGTGTTCGTGCCCGCCGGCGTGCCGGACGATGTGGCGGCGAAGCTGCACGACACCCTGGTGCAGGTCTTGAAGGAAGATGACGTGCGCAAGCGCTTCAGCGACCTGGGCGTGCAGCCGGTAGGCTCGACGCCGGCTGAATTCGCCGAATATCTGAAGAAAGAAGACGCCAAATGGGCGGACGTCATCCGCAAGGGCAACATCCGTCAGGACTGA